Proteins encoded by one window of Lathyrus oleraceus cultivar Zhongwan6 chromosome 1, CAAS_Psat_ZW6_1.0, whole genome shotgun sequence:
- the LOC127092746 gene encoding phosphatase IMPL1, chloroplastic yields the protein MSIVFSSSATKFSSLFPTYRQTSPCRRIGSWSLKSRTQLCKNSLQSQIYTNHNFPRIASTSTGPIPPAHLIQVATTAAQTGAQVVMDAVNKPRNITYKGLTDLVTETDKMSEAAILEVVKKNFEDHLILGEEGGIIGEVASDYLWCIDPLDGTTNFAHGYPSFAVSVGVLYRGKPTAATVVEFVGGPMCWNTRIFTATAGGGAFCNGQRIQVSATNEVERSLLVTGFGYDHDEAWATNIDLFKEFTDVSRGVRRLGAAAVDMCHVALGIVEAYWEYRLKPWDMAAGVLMVEEAGGTVSRMDGGKFCVFDRSVLVSNGVLHGKLLERIGPATEKLKSNGIDFSLWYKPEDYTADV from the exons ATGTCAATTGTATTCTCCTCCTCGGCTACAAAATTTTCTTCACTATTTCCTACTTACCGTCAAACCTCTCCGTGCCGTCGAATTGGAAGTTGGAGCTTGAAATCGAGGACGCAACTATGTAAGAACTCTTTGCAATCTCAAATTTACACAAATCATAACTTTCCAAGGATTGCTTCAACCTCCACCGGACCTATTCCACCTGCTCATCTCATTCAAGTCGCTACAACTGCTGCTCAGACCGGTGCTCAG GTTGTGATGGATGCTGTTAATAAGCCGCGGAATATTACATATAAAGGATTAACTGACTTGGTGACTGA GACAGATAAAATGAGTGAAGCTGCCATATTAGAAGTGGTGAAAAAGAATTTTGAAGATCACCTTATTCTTGGGGAAGAAGGAGGCATTATAGGAGAAGTAGCTTCTGATTATCTCTGGTGCATTGATCCCTTAG ATGGGACAACAAACTTTGCACATGGCTATCCCAGCTTTGCAGTTTCTGTTGGGGTTCTATATCGAGGAAAACCTACTGCTGCTACAGTG GTTGAGTTTGTTGGTGGTCCTATGTGTTGGAATACTCGCATTTTCACTGCAACTGCCG GCGGTGGAGCATTCTGCAACGGCCAAAGGATCCAAGTTAGTGCAACTAATGAG GTGGAACGATCTCTTCTAGTGACGGGTTTTGGGTATGATCATGATGAAGCCTGGGCTACTAACATAGACTTATTCAAAGAATTTACAGACGTCAGCAGG GGTGTAAGACGGCTTGGTGCAGCTGCAGTGGACATGTGTCATGTGGCTTTAGGAATTGTAGAAGCTTATTGGGAATATCGTCTAAAGCCATGGGATATGGCTGCTGGTGTTTTG ATGGTAGAGGAAGCTGGTGGCACAGTTTCTCGGATGGATGGCGGAAAGTTTTGTGTTTTTGATAGATCTGTTTTGGTTTCAAACGGTGTGCTCCATGGAAAG CTTCTGGAGAGAATTGGACCTGCGACTGAGAAATTAAAAAGCAATGGAATTGATTTCTCATTATGGTACAAACCTGAGGACTACACAGCTGACGTTTAA